The following nucleotide sequence is from Drosophila kikkawai strain 14028-0561.14 chromosome 2L, DkikHiC1v2, whole genome shotgun sequence.
ttgttttctatttaaaatatcccAAAAACGTTCTTTAATCTCTTGCTTATTCGTAAATATCTCTATTTGAGTCAAGATTTGaggaattaaaatatattcttcgTTAACATAATGCCTTTATCCTAACTATTAGGTCTCAGGTAATTTTCATGTCGAGACCCGGACTCGACTTGCCTTACAGCACTTTGGGTGATATGTCCGCTGGTTGTGCGAAGGAGTGGCCCCTCAGAGCTGTTTGTGTGAATGTGCATATGAAACGGGCTGATGATGGCCACCGAAGCGGGCCTGCAGCTCGGGGACCCAGCTGCCTGGCAACCAGGAGAACATGCCAACGGGAACGGGATGATGGACGCGGGGAGCCGGGGGTGGCAGGGTAAGTGGTGGCATCATAATGCTAATGATATTTGCTTTAAAGAATGGCAGCGAGAGTCAGGTTACAGGTAACATCCAGTTAGCAGCTGCTGCCGGGGACTCTAGTTGATGAAAAACTCTTTAGAAATGCATTAGTAATTTTCCGTGGCTTGTTGGCTTGTTGGTCCTTGGATGTTGTGCTTTCCCCTCCCGtgcttgtgtttttgtttttacaggTTTTCACAGTCAATTGACCAATGAAATGTGCGAAGGAATGAAGCGTGTCTAATGTGGCGTGGGCTTCTGTGGGAAGGCTTTTGTTGTATTGTGGGTTTTGCAAAGGTTAAtctgtattttaaattaataaataataattgctaATCAGATAAATCAGGAAAggctttaaaaaatctaatgaaatagataattaaataaatatccatAATAAAATCATACAAATAATACATCTCTTGAGACATGcattaaaataagtttaaaaagcGGAATTTAAATGTTGCCTTTAGGCACATTAAATAATGGTTTGCATTCTTTAACCGCTAAAAGCATCCGATTTAATAATGTTATCGAAATTGTCTTAATACGAGTGtataaaccaatttaaatgCACTAACCATTCAATTTCGACTAAAGTCATTATTATAAATCAAACTTGGCCATAACTTTTTTTCGATTTCCCCCCCTGACTCTTAATTGACTCTCGCTTTATTGGCTTTTCTGTTTGGGCTTTCAAATGGCATGAATTTAAATGCATAGACAGCTAttttttatcgcatttaaaGTTTATCGAGATGTAAACATATGAATGTTCTTAAAGTTAAGCGTTGTTTAATAActgaatataaaaattaatgattaAACATTGAAATACAACGTTTGaacaaaaagaattaaattaaatgagcaGTATTGAgcagtaataataataattggcAGCTAACATGATTTTAATCATTTATAAACAGTGATAATGGGtgataaaattgaaataaaaatctgcatagtaaattaaatattttaggaaaTCCAAATTGCAGGGTATTAGTAAGGGTTGATAACaactaaatataataaaccTTAAACCTTAATACATTCAGGTCTGTTGCAGTGAATTGATGCATCTCTAAATGTTAACTATCCACCGTAATAGTTtccacaaaatataaatattaaatttatcacAACAGAAAATTCTGCCTATTCACCATTATTTTCCAATAAATCGCGTGACGAAAAGCGGTCCTTTTGGTCCTGAATCAAACATCACTTGACTATTGCACTAGAACTCATAATTAAATCATGAACATAACGAATAGGTCGAATGGTTTTACCCCAAACACACTTATGCTCGATTCCGAGTGGGTCTGCGCGTTTCGTTGAtagtgatgatgatgatgataatgatgttgttgatgatgatggcgtGGGCGTGGATAATCGTAGCAATTATCAGTGATGAGCCGGCGACACTTGACGACAAACATTGTCACGCTCTGCCCCTCCGAACCCAAGAACTTCTATCTCTTTCCAACGCATTACACCTCCTTCCCCCCACTGGGGGCGATAAAATTTTGTTGCCTAGTGTAACGCTTAACGGCTCTGTTCATTGACTTTGGTCTTACGATTTTGTTGAGTAGGCTAATGTGCCCGGCCCGGCCCTTTCCCTATCGCCCTCGGAGGCGTGCTGGGAGTGCACAGTGTTCACACCCGAGCATGTGTGCGGATTGGGGCTTATCTAGCTTATCGGGCATTAATTCCCCGATAGCGCATTGCGCACATTCGACTGGCCCCCATGAATCAGAAGCTAGCTCTGCGAGCGTGATTTGATAACTGGCGTTTTGGCTTGTGGCGACACCCCCTCGCGTTCATCGTAAAACGTAGGGTATTTTTCGAAGCACATATGGAGGTAATTCCTCTATCTATATAGAAAAAGCTATGGGATCTTTTGTTAAAATACGTTGCCAAATTATTAGGTTAATGTATATATCTCAAGGAAATAAGTGTTTAAGATAAAAATCTATTGAGAACGGAAaggatatttatattatattgaaGTACACATTAACAAAGTAGTAACAATAATATTTCTTGTTCAACGCTTTTGCTAGTACACAAATTTCAtctacacacaaaaaataaaaatgtgctaattaaattgggttttttaGTCCCTGATATCGGTTTTTTATATGAATAGCCAGACAAATAGTCTTCCtgataacaaatattttagtttaaagatatttttaaataccttGTACCCTTgtagaaaaataacaaataaaaaaaagaaagcattTGCGTAGGGgtctccttataaaaactcagcaaagcaattaaattaaaatcatagAAAAAAACCCTGTCTGTATTTGATCACCTGCACTCACATTACCTCATCGACTATTATTGGAAGGTAACGTATtaataaacacacacatttcGACACTTTTTCGCGCGAATTTTTATCAACATCGAATTTCCAGCCGCTATAAAAACACCTCAAAGTCATTTTAACACATTTAGTTGGCGAAGCAGGTTCCTGTCAAAGAGAGGTAGTAAAAGTCATTGAGGACACAGAGCCtgacaaataaattataactaGTGACAGTGCTGTCGGTAAATTaagcaacacaaaaattatGCCAAACATTGTCGCATTAAAGCTCAGCGCCAGCTATCCTGTACTGGCTGGGATCCAGGAGGAGGGCAGTTGGCTGGCCCTGGATCAATTGGCTCTGCAGCAACAAATCaatgcaaatttcattttccacGCGATTTCCAACTACAAGAAGACCCCATCCGAGCGAAAAACGCTGGACTTCATTGCCAAAAAATGGCTGCAGCTCCAGATGCTGTGGCGCGAGTTCCGGCTGAGGGATAAGCAAATACGACGCGGCCACAAGGATGCACGCTGGCTGGATCACGGCTACTTCCAGCAGGAGCTGTACGAGCTGGTCCGTGAGAAATATATGGCGGCTCGCGGCTGCCTCGGTCGCGACAAAAGAAATCTGAGCACTGGCATACTTGGTCAGCCGGAGCACCCATAGTGTTTATTCAGTCGCCGAGCCGGGGCACTGAAAGCCCGAAAAGCGCCCTTataaaagcagaaaaaatgCCAGCAGGAAGAGGATGGCCGGAATaagaagtggatacagacgtGTGAAAACTTATTTTGCTGAAAAGCAGGCATTCGTATGTGGCATCCACTGAATCAACAGTTCGAGCCGAGATGATATCCGTATCCGTCAACAGAGATTCCACCTCCGCTCCTGATCCCGTTCCCACTGGCCCCACCTACGACAATGGGCAATCAATCTGACTGGTCGTCATCTATACCCTATGATTGATTGCACTCGGCCAATGCTTATCACAATTACTATGGTTTGCCCAAGGGTTATACCAGTCATGATGACGTCGTTTGAAGTGGCGAGCTGTGACTTCTTCCCTTGGACAAATACCCGAAGGAAGCatattctattattttttaagttgtaaagaaatattaaacgTATTCAAAAGTAAACTTGCAATTAATCTGAAGAGTATAAGTTAAGCAGCAATTTCGAATTCCTAATCAGGCACCCAAAAATATGACCAATTCGTTGGGGAATTCCTAAATAACGAAAGCACTTAGTCGACCATTTCAGTTAAATCGATAAGATAAGCAGAGCCCTGGGAATTCCGCTTTTAATCGGGCAAAGGCGATTGTCAATTACGTAGACTTTTCACAGCTGTCTGCAAGGGCAAACCTAATTTACTGCCGGACAATTAACATGTTTTTGGTCAGTGCTCTGCGGGAAGGCGGAGAAACAACAAATgggaaaaacaattttccCAACCAAATAATGCGCTAAACAGCTAATAAAAATTggccacacacaaaaacaaactagTTCGATAATTTGTTCTATATGCCAaagagcaaaaaataaaagcaatcaCCGCAGACTTCTTCGCCAGTTGGGTGCCGAGCACACACTTTCATACCACGTATTTGGCTTTGGCCAGCCATGGCTTATATCTAATTTAGCGCGATTAGGCCAGAGCAGAAAAACAGCGAAACAAAATCGAGGGCAGGCCACTAAACTGAATTAAGACCGCAAATTTATGGGCGCCAGCTGCCGATGCCATTCCCCAAGGTGCCGCGTGAATGGAACCGAATGTTGACCAGAATAATGTCCATTGGCGGAGATGTTTGAACATCGCAAGTAGTGGAGGGGGAATgatgagtaaaataaaatggctTTAAATAAGTTTATGCTACTAGAATTTCTGGgcttaaatttcatttccttTCCAAAGTCCATTGGACTTTACCATGAAATCTTAAACCCGATGGACCTGTCAAAGTCCACCGTTTGTACGATAAGATATTTATATACCTCTATGCAGTTTGATATCTATTTATATAGTAATATTGTAAACCACAAACCGCTTTCTACAAGAAATGgccataaataatgaaattggCTCCCAGCATTACCAGCGATTCCTCATCGTAGTCATATTGTGTAGTACAATTTTATGCATAATCTGCTCCCATCCCGTCCAGAACTTGGTCGTTGTCTTCTCCATCCCAGCGTTATAGGTCCAACAATCAGCCCAAATTGATGTTCATTAAAGTCGGCCCGCTCTCCCAGCGCCTGCCAAATACTCACGGAGtgagaaataaatttatgtaaagCGAAAACAAGGTAGACAGACCCCCGCGTCGCTTACAGTAGGCATTCTATGCCAAGGGTGGGCcgcgaaaaataaaaacggagCATACTTTAGAGGCTGTGCGCActttaataagatttattaAGTCGCGAAGGACCGCGGCGAGCCTCGACATTGACTTGGTCCTTGGCAGTGTCttaaccaacaaaaaaatacacaaaaaaaaaaagggaagatGGAAGGAAGGAAAAGAAGGCATTGGGGCACTCTGTACGTACCgcgttgtaaatatttgttactCAACTCTTGCCGCCGCTGTTTGCGTTTTGTGTTGTCGGCtgtttgttttcttgtttGCGTCTTAGCCCAGTTCTGCACCTTCTGGCCCCACCAGCCACCACCCTCCCCCCTGCCGCACTGTGTTTATTTTGCAGCTAATAAAAAGTTGATGTGTTGCCTCTGTTCTTGGCTGCTTTTTTTTGTGCCAGGCCTTTTTTTCCACTCTGGTCTGGGAAAGTAAGCTTCTGTTGGCGCCTAAAAAGCGGCAATGAACTTTCGCTGTACATACTTGAAATTTCTGTTCCCTGCTTTTTTTTCGGCCACGTTTTTGGGGGCTTAACATATGACTGGTCCAtatgtgtgctgtgtgtgtgtgtgtgtgtgtgtggcagggAAAGTCTGTTAAATGGAGCGGCAATTGTTTGTTTGGAAACTTTGGTTTTGCTAGCTTGGGGAGCCAAAGATTTGTGTGTTCCGCCAACGAAGTTTCCCCGCTACTGATTCGGTTGATCTCAATTGGAAAATTGTTCAGGATTTGAGTACTTAGAGGTCTGAGGATGATTCCTAGAATCATAGTTAAGGGGTAAGTAATTTCAAATGTCAAATTGTGTAGATAATTGTAGCTTCCTAGAATTATTTGTATCAATACCTCGATAAGAATGGTTTGATTAAGGTTGGTAATTTAAGGCTGAGATAGTGGGTAAAAGATAATACAGTTTCCAGAAATACCTTTTTATTACAcaatattatatgtatgtatatggtTATTGATCGTAAAATAACGTACAACCAGTGACTTACAACTTCTGTGATCtcataaacaaaacaataatttaccTTTGTTATTATGGTCAGAGCCATTATTCTCTAGTTCTCTCCAGGACCCCGGCACACCTTTACCTTGCCTAACTCTATACATAAAACATATTAGAGATGTTACTGCAACCAATTGCCTGGCCTTTATACTCGCTTTGTTTCAGCAGCCGCTTGTGTTTGGGCGTATGATTGTGTTTATATCGTAAAAaccaaatttaataaatattttggggctttcagcagcagcagcaacagcagcgggaGGCACTGAACCATTTCAAAGGGCAAAAAAAGTATGAAACAACGAGAGATTCGACCCGAGCTGAGCGTCATATAAAATTGATGCCCCTGTCGTCTGGTGGCGCCACCTGGCCTGCTGCTCCCCACTGTCGCAGCCTGTCGTCCTCTCGCTTCCGAGACCCCCAATCGCCCTGTCCCTGTCGGTCCCAGCAACAAATGcacagaaacacacacacacacaggcccACACACCCAgtaaataatgtaataatCTGGCCGGGTCGTGGTCTCCCTGCGACGACCCATAAACCGAAATttatgcacgaaattcaattATGCTTAAAATGTGGTTAATAGGCCGACGCTGGGTGGAGCCGGAGAAGGGAGATGGAGCGGGAGCAGAAGCCTCCGACTAGCAGCCATGGCAACAATGGGCCACAATGGGACCCCATGGGAGAAATATGCAGTGCCTGGTTATGACCTCCGCGCCTCCGCCTCCACCTCCCCTCGCGCCTTAAACCTAtctaacaaaatttattaaatatgatCAGCCTACTCCCCGGCCTTTGAAATTAGATATCGTTATGTtgttatttaataacaaatgCCGCATTTGTTGTTACTCTTTTTATGGCTCATATGTGGGTGCGTTGCCAGGAGTGAGTCCTGCCAGGAGTTTTTGGAGACCGTCCCGGTGAAAATGCGTCTGCATCCCCATAGCGGGACGCtctttttgttgatttttctcAAATGGTTTATGGACTTGGGACACATCATATTTTCGTatctttttatgttttattagaGTGTCCGTCCGGGAGTTGAAAGTGGTTTATGAGTGGGTCAGAAAATTATTCTGCCATGACTGGAAAAGGTAAAGTTAATTCAGCTAAAATTGGGCAAATGAAAAATGCTCTCTAAGTTGGAGGGGCATAAAATAAGCAGAGTAATGGATGTACCTAGGGTTAATTTAGGATGCCAGATGTGTAATGGGATTAGTTTAGAGCTTCTTCGTACGAGAGCACCAAGAGTGAACTTGCCAACTGAAGCTCCCATCCGTACCAAGCCAAAGTAATAATCGAATCAACCTGGATCGAAGCGGATCAAAGGGGGAAAATCTCCCTACTAAGTTGATGGACTTAGCACTCGCACACCCTGATCCCCTGGCTTTGTATGCACTGCCTGTGTCTCTCCCCCACTCAAGGCAGTGTCTTCTCCCGGCAATTGACATCGGTCTGAGCCCTGTACTTGTCCTTTCTGACACTCCAAGAAACGATAACGAAACAAATCCGTGTACAGCAGTTCTGTGTGCGGAAAGAATGGACTAACAATGCCGGGGCGGGGTTCGGGTCGGGCCAAGCGGAATAGAAAGACAAACTCGCAGACAGCTCAAAACTtgcaaaatgattttaaataacaCAGGAAACGGCAGACGCATCGCACACTCGCTTCCACCCACGAGTCCTTGGCCCGATCTTGTTAAGATAAAGGCGTCTTGCAAATATTAACAACAACAGAGAACTCGTACGTtgatagaaaaaataaatactgaACAGAAATGGCAACAGCAGACGAAGAAAGTGGAGGACACGGAGGTTGTCTAGGCGGTCGAGGCTGAAACAAGAGCGACGCACATATGAGCAGCCATGACCATGCCCAGCGACCGTGTCGCGGCAACCGTGGGCTTATATCGGTGAGAATTGTGTATATCTTATATCTTATatcttgaaataataaaatatttgattaaacTTGTAGTATGTAGTTATTGCTTAGTATTTGCTTGTTATTTTAGAGAAAGATGTTGTAATCTAAGCACCAAAAcataatgtatataaaatattttgtatctAAGAAAGCTTTTATATCCGACTTAATACTTAAATtagtctttaatttttaactcaGTAATTACGTTAggctgtttttatattttataataattgttaaaatatattttagccCGATTTACACATATCCCTGCCACACTGTCCGATGGAGTGTTGTCATGCCTTTATTATAACGACAACGCGAGCCATTTTCCTGCTTTGTGCAGCTCTATtttccagtcgctcttcgtTTCGTTTATATCCCCTTCCTCatcttttctatttttttttttaatctactCACAGACATTTTTCTTTCAATGTTGTTGGCTCCCGCTGCCATGTCGGACGCCCCTCCGCCGGCTTTTCGTTTGGTTCGTTTTCTATTTGTCACCCAGATAAGTGTTTTGTAgtattttctagattttttgcGTTGTTTCCTTTGATACGCCCGGCGAAGGAAATCCAAATCTTAACTGCAATGCGCTACGTGCCTTGTGGCCCCGGCATAACCAACTGTCATGTCATGTGTGAGGATGTGGACGTGGCCGGGGTTGGGGGTTGGGGGTGGTCCCAGTCTTGCAGTCAGTTCCATTCAACTGGCAACAGTCTTTAAGTCCCTGCCACAAGACATAGACATCCTGCCCCGAAACCCGGCTCCTCCAGGAGTTAAGTTGAGTTGGGATGCCGGCGAACTGCTTCAAATCTTCGGTAATAGATATCAACAACTTTTCGGAACAAGCTGAACACGAAACCCACTGCCCGGGCTGTGCGGGTTTAATAGATTGTTCTCCTCGGAGTGCGTTTGCCTTGGCCAGCTAGCACGGGTTTAGTTGTGTGAGcgctaaattaaaaatgaactTTGACAGCTCAAATTCATGGTcatgttaactttttgctgcACTCCATCGTGGCTGGTCAACTCGGATACCGTACAGTTTGTCTTGTTCGTGGCCCCGGGGCTGCGCGTCCCCCGCCCCACCGTCGATGTCCGTTCTTTGTAAGTTACTTACGGACTGGCTTCAGAGCCACCATGATAAGATAAAGCTTTATTCTGTTCGCGGTTCTTTGTGACTGCTGCGTCGGTGGAACAGATTGCAGCTGTCTCCGGCATGCGAATGCGTTCTGAGGTTTCAGCTTGGAGTTAAGATAACTGTATAACATGAGGTTATGGGTTAGTGGCTAAAGACGGGTTATTTGTCAGAATTGAATTATGAACCGGCAGGAAAACGCTAGTTGCTAGAGAATTAATTTGTTTGCGTTTAAATCAACTTTAAAGATTCATTTGTGTATTGAATTAAGCACACAatctttcaatatttattattgtgtATGGGAAAAGCCAAGAGATTTCTGCCTGAGCAAGAGAGGGAAACCAAAAGGTCAAACCATAAAGTTATTATGGTATTCCCATTACCCCAAAAATAGCCAAGATCTATATCAATGtactttgcttttgttttccttCTTAAACCAAATCAAATGCAATCTTTTCGTGCGATTGTCTTCAGCTTCCTGTCAGATAGATTTACTATCGCTCGATAATGCCTTGGATTGGCACGCGTTTATGGCCGATAGCGTGCTCTAATCATCAGACATCTTTGGGACGTCATGGAACTCGGCTCCAGATAGAGCCGACCTGATTTACAACTCAGAAGGAGCACGGTCGATAGCTGGCCCCCTATAAAACATGGACACGGAGCGGAGTGGAGCCCAGTGATCGTTGAGCTGTGACAATGAATCGTTTGCTTTTGAGTGTGGTGGCGCTGGTCGCCTTGTGCGCCTGCTGCCAGGCCCATCCGGACATCGACTTCCCCTTCGGGCGCATCGTCAACGGCGAGGCCGCCGAGATCGAGAGCCATCCCTACCAGGTGTCCATCCAGACCAAAAAGGGCTCCCACTTCTGCGGCGGTAGCTTGGTCGACTCGGATACCGTGGTGACCGCCGCCCATTGCATGCAGTCCTATACCGCCGATGAAATACAGGTGCGCTTGGGATCCACCTCCAGGAGCAGCGGCGGCGAGGTTGTCAGCGTGCGTACCTTCAAGTTCCACGAGGGCTACAACAGCAAACTCATGGTCAACGATGTGGCCGTCATCAAGCTGAGCACCCCCGTCCGCCAGACCACCAAGATCCGTGCCATCGAACTGGCCCAAGTTACCCCCGCATCGGGCACCACTGCCGTCGTCTCCGGCTGGGGCACCACCTGCTTCCTGCTGTGCAGCTCTCCCGATAACCTCCAGAAAGTGGACGTGGATCTGCTTCAACAGAAGGATTGCGCTTCCGATATTTACAACTACGGCGAACAAATCCAGGACACCATGGTCTGTGCCACCGGCGAGAAGAAGGACGCCTGCCAGGGAGACTCTGGTGGCCCGTTGGTCGCCGATGGTAAGCTGGTCGGCGTCGTGTCCTGGGGCAATGGCTGTGCCTGGACTAACTACCCCGGCGTCTACGCTGACGTTGCCTCACTCTACACCTGGATCGTGAAGACCATTGAGACCCtgt
It contains:
- the LOC108072518 gene encoding uncharacterized protein, with protein sequence MPNIVALKLSASYPVLAGIQEEGSWLALDQLALQQQINANFIFHAISNYKKTPSERKTLDFIAKKWLQLQMLWREFRLRDKQIRRGHKDARWLDHGYFQQELYELVREKYMAARGCLGRDKRNLSTGILGQPEHP
- the LOC108072495 gene encoding trypsin encodes the protein MNRLLLSVVALVALCACCQAHPDIDFPFGRIVNGEAAEIESHPYQVSIQTKKGSHFCGGSLVDSDTVVTAAHCMQSYTADEIQVRLGSTSRSSGGEVVSVRTFKFHEGYNSKLMVNDVAVIKLSTPVRQTTKIRAIELAQVTPASGTTAVVSGWGTTCFLLCSSPDNLQKVDVDLLQQKDCASDIYNYGEQIQDTMVCATGEKKDACQGDSGGPLVADGKLVGVVSWGNGCAWTNYPGVYADVASLYTWIVKTIETL